A portion of the Juglans microcarpa x Juglans regia isolate MS1-56 chromosome 1D, Jm3101_v1.0, whole genome shotgun sequence genome contains these proteins:
- the LOC121237688 gene encoding probable receptor-like protein kinase At5g18500, which yields MATDLSTGLSTKTFVFGLKLWVVMGITVGLFIVIILVVLSFCLTSRKKSRKPNDMLPVGQIPTVSEEIKEIKVDQISANHYIPQHGAFLTLNEKLTNRELDKVMLHSKNGENNSQSGSFNHTEQEGISSHSGEEGGSGKLPVYKPLSHPISAASPLSGLPEFSHLGWGHWFTLRDLERATNGFSKENIIGEGGYGTVFRGHLINETPVAVKKLFNNLGQAEKEFRVEVDAIGHLRHKNLVRLLGYCIEGTERLLVYEYVNNGNLEQWLHGAMRQHGYLTWEARIKILLGTAKALAYLHEAIEPKVVHRDIKSSNILIDDDFNSKLSDFGLAKLLCAGTSHITTRIMGTFGYVAPEYANSGLLNEKSDVYSFGVVLLEAITGRDPVDYGRPPNEVNLVDWLKLMIGSRRSEEVVDPNIETRPSTSALKRALLTALRCVDPDAGKRPKMSQVVCMLESEEYPIPREDRRRRRSQADNAVPESC from the exons ATGGCAACTGATCTTAGCACAGGACTGTCCACGAAGACATTTGTTTTTGGTCTGAAGTTATGGGTGGTAATGGGGATCACTGTGGGGTTGTTTATTGTAATTATCCTTGTGGTCCTATCATTTTGCCTTACTTCACGGAAGAAATCCAGAAAGCCTAATGACATGCTTCCCGTTGGCCAGATTCCAACTGTTTCAGAAGAAATCAAAGAGATTAAGGTTGATCAAATTTCAGCTAACCATTACATTCCGCAACATGGTGCTTTCcttacccttaatgaaaaattgACCAACAGAGAGTTGGATAAAGTTATGCTTCATTCAAAGAATGGGGAGAATAATAGTCAATCGGGCTCATTTAATCATACTGAGCAAGAAGGTATTAGTTCTCATTCAGGAGAAGAGGGAGGTTCGGGAAAACTTCCTGTTTACAAGCCTCTTTCGCATCCCATCTCTGCTGCTTCACCTCTGTCTGGTTTGCCTGAATTCTCTCACCTTGGCTGGGGTCACTGGTTTACATTAAGGGACCTAGAACGAGCAACAAACggattttcaaaggaaaatattattggTGAGGGGGGATATGGTACTGTTTTTCGAGGTCATTTGATTAATGAGACTCCTGTAGCTGTTAAGAAGCTCTTCAACAATTT AGGACAAGCTGAGAAAGAATTTAGAGTGGAAGTTGATGCTATAGGTCACCTTCGGCATAAGAACTTAGTTCGTCTTTTGGGGTATTGCATTGAAGGAACTGAAAG GTTATTGGTATATGAGTATGTCAACAATGGCAACTTAGAGCAGTGGCTCCATGGAGCCATGCGTCAACATGGATATCTAACTTGGGAAGCTCGGATCAAAATTCTCCTCGGTACTGCTAAGGC GCTGGCTTATTTACATGAGGCTATTGAGCCTAAAGTTGTACATAGAGATATCAAATCAAGCAATATATTGATTGATGATGACTTTAATTCTAAGCTATCTGATTTTGGTCTTGCCAAATTGCTGTGTGCTGGAACCAGTCATATTACGACTAGAATTATGGGTACCTTTGG ATATGTTGCTCCAGAATATGCTAATTCTGGCCTCCTAAATGAGAAAAGTGATGTCTACAGTTTTGGTGTTGTGCTTCTGGAAGCAATTACTGGAAGGGACCCAGTGGATTACGGACGGCCACCAAATGAG GTAAATCTAGTCGACTGGCTCAAATTGATGATTGGAAGCAGGCGCTCTGAAGAGGTTGTGGATCCTAACATTGAGACTAGACCATCAACAAGTGCCCTTAAACGAGCCCTTTTGACTGCTTTGAGGTGTGTCGATCCTGATGCTGGCAAGAGACCAAAGATGAGTCAAGTTGTCTGCATGCTCGAGTCTGAGGAATATCCTATACCCAGAGAG GATCGAAGACGCAGGAGAAGTCAGGCAGACAATGCAGTGCCTGAGTCTTGTTGA
- the LOC121237787 gene encoding pto-interacting protein 1-like, producing the protein MSCFGCCKENDMHRAANTKQFVGNNSTGINHSYLAKESVPKDTRPVTMQPIAVPAIPLNELKDITDNFGTKALIGEGSYGKVYHGVLASEQAAAIKKLDSSKQPAQEFLAQVSMVSRLKHENVVELLGYCVDGTLRILAYEYAPNGSLHDILHGQKGVKGAQPGPVLSWAQRVKIAVGAARGLEYLHEQAKTHIIHCDIKSSNILLFDDDVAKMSDFDLSNQAPDMVARLHSTRVLGTFGYHAPEYVMTGNLSSRSDVYSFGVVLLELLTGRKPVDHTLPRGQQSLVTWATPKLHEDKVNQCVDARLSGEYPSKAVAKMAAVAALCVQYEADFRPNMSIVVTALQPLLNTRSGTPVAKPIL; encoded by the exons ATGAGCTGCTTCGGCTGttgtaaagaaaatgatatgCATAGAGCTGCTAATACTAAACAGTTCGTGGGAAATAATTCAACAG GCATTAATCATAGTTATCTGGCCAAGGAATCTGTGCCAAAAGATACACGGCCTGTAACTATGCAACCTATCGCTGTCCCTGCCATTCCGCTAAATGAGTTGAAGGATATTACAGATAATTTTGGTACAAAGGCCTTAATTGGCGAGGGCTCATATGGAAAAGTATATCATGGTGTCCTAGCTAGTGAGCAGGCTGCAGCCATAAAGAAGTTAGATTCCAGCAAACAACCTGCCCAAGAATTTCTAGCGCAG GTCTCCATGGTATCAAGACTAAAACATGAAAATGTTGTTGAACTTCTTGGTTATTGTGTTGACGGTACTCTCCGTATCCTTGCATACGAGTATGCTCCTAATGGTTCTCTTCACGATATACTTCATG GACAAAAAGGTGTCAAAGGAGCACAACCAGGCCCAGTTCTGTCATGGGCACAAAGAGTTAAAATTGCTGTTGGGGCGGCAAGGGGACTTGAATATCTACATGAACAGGCAAAAACTCATATCATCCATTGTGATATCAAGTCCAGCAATATACTGTTATTTGATGATGATGTTGCAAAGATGTCTGATTTTGATTTATCAAATCAAGCACCTGATATGGTTGCACGTCTTCATTCCACTCGTGTTCTCGGAACATTTGGTTATCATGCACCTGA ATATGTGATGACTGGAAATCTGAGTTCAAGGAGTGATGTTTACAGCTTTGGTGTTGTCCTGCTTGAACTCTTGACTGGTCGTAAACCTGTTGATCACACGCTACCACGTGGACAGCAGAGCCTTGTGACATGG GCAACACCAAAACTCCATGAAGATAAGGTGAATCAATGTGTTGATGCCAGACTCAGTGGAGAATATCCTTCCAAGGCAGTCGCAAAG ATGGCTGCCGTTGCTGCCTTGTGTGTGCAATATGAAGCTGATTTTCGGCCAAATATGAGCATTGTAGTTACAGCTCTACAGCCTCTATTGAACACACGGTCCGGGACTCCAGTTGCAAAACCGATCTTGTGA